A single genomic interval of Deltaproteobacteria bacterium harbors:
- a CDS encoding 2-(1,2-epoxy-1,2-dihydrophenyl)acetyl-CoA isomerase: protein MAYETIIYEKQNGVATITLNRPQSLNAFIPQMNKEVLEALRDGERDKEVRCFMITGAGRAFCAGQDLKGRTPEQKGSLGASLREKYNPMIRQIRGMEKIVIAAVNGVAAGAGCNFALACDLRVASEDAKFIQSFVRVGLAPDSGGSFILTRLVGLSKAMELLLLGDTVDAKEAQRIGLVARVFPAAEFAASARAIAEQVAKAPRGIGLIKRAVNHANLPNVEADLEYEAHLQEIAGRSADYDEGVKAFLEKRTPVFTGK from the coding sequence ATGGCCTACGAAACCATCATCTACGAAAAGCAAAACGGTGTGGCGACGATCACGCTCAATCGGCCCCAGTCGTTGAATGCATTTATTCCGCAGATGAACAAAGAGGTGCTCGAAGCACTGCGCGACGGCGAGCGCGACAAGGAAGTGCGCTGCTTCATGATCACCGGCGCGGGCCGAGCCTTTTGCGCCGGCCAAGATTTGAAGGGCCGCACTCCCGAGCAAAAAGGTTCGTTGGGCGCGTCACTGCGGGAAAAATACAATCCGATGATCCGCCAGATTCGCGGCATGGAAAAAATCGTCATCGCCGCGGTCAATGGTGTCGCGGCCGGCGCCGGTTGCAACTTCGCCCTCGCTTGCGATCTGCGCGTCGCCTCGGAAGACGCGAAGTTCATTCAGTCCTTCGTGCGCGTCGGCCTGGCGCCGGATTCCGGCGGCAGTTTTATTTTGACTCGGCTGGTGGGGCTCAGCAAAGCGATGGAATTGTTATTGCTCGGCGACACCGTCGACGCCAAGGAAGCTCAGCGCATCGGTCTGGTCGCGCGGGTTTTTCCCGCGGCGGAATTCGCCGCCTCGGCGCGAGCGATTGCCGAACAGGTTGCCAAAGCGCCGCGCGGCATCGGCCTGATCAAACGCGCCGTCAATCACGCTAATTTGCCGAATGTCGAAGCCGACCTCGAATACGAGGCGCACCTGCAAGAAATCGCCGGCCGCAGCGCCGACTATGACGAAGGCGTGAAAGCGTTCTTGGAGAAAAGAACTCCGGTGTTTACCGGAAAATAG
- a CDS encoding peroxiredoxin, producing MSLLRIGDRAPDFKLKGILHDQIGDYSPANYKNKWLVLFFYPADFTFICPTEVTGFSKLAKAFAAEGAMVLGVSVDAVDSHRSWAVELGGLECPLLSDEAKTVSQAYGVLDEKEGVALRATFIVNPAGMICYQVVSHVNVGRSVEETLRVLKALRTERLCPSDWKPGDATGDIGLKY from the coding sequence ATGAGTCTATTGCGTATCGGCGACCGCGCGCCGGATTTCAAGCTTAAGGGCATTCTTCACGACCAAATCGGCGACTATTCGCCGGCGAATTATAAAAATAAATGGCTCGTGCTGTTTTTCTATCCGGCCGATTTTACTTTCATCTGTCCGACTGAAGTGACCGGTTTTAGTAAGTTGGCTAAAGCGTTCGCGGCCGAAGGCGCCATGGTTCTCGGCGTCAGCGTTGACGCCGTCGACAGTCATCGGTCATGGGCAGTCGAACTGGGCGGTTTGGAATGTCCCTTGCTCAGCGACGAGGCGAAAACCGTCAGCCAGGCTTACGGTGTGCTCGACGAAAAAGAAGGGGTGGCGCTACGCGCTACTTTCATTGTCAATCCCGCCGGCATGATCTGCTATCAAGTGGTCAGCCACGTCAACGTCGGTCGCAGCGTCGAAGAGACCTTGCGCGTGTTAAAAGCGCTGCGCACCGAACGGCTTTGTCCATCGGACTGGAAACCGGGCGATGCGACCGGCGACATTGGCCTCAAATACTAA
- a CDS encoding 3-hydroxybutyryl-CoA dehydrogenase translates to MANQTERIAVLGAGTMGAGIAQVAAQAGFDTLLYDIKQEFIDVGMGKIKSFLQGSRERGKLSAEQEQEILGRFRTSTDLKETKGSALVIEAAPEKLELKRDIFTQLDAICEPQTLLATNTSSFNVTAIAAATEHQERVLGLHFFNPPPLMALVEVIQGDHTSVATMEKATALMKAMGKTPARAKDTPGFIVNRVARPFYNEALRLLGDGDASVETIDRIMKEAGNFRMGPFELMDLIGNDINFAATESLYRSFFEDPRFRPSPIQQRMVAGGNLGRKTGRGFYSHGKK, encoded by the coding sequence ATGGCCAACCAAACCGAACGAATCGCAGTTCTAGGCGCCGGCACCATGGGCGCGGGCATCGCTCAAGTGGCGGCCCAAGCCGGATTCGATACGCTGCTCTACGACATCAAGCAAGAGTTCATCGATGTCGGCATGGGCAAAATCAAGAGCTTTCTCCAAGGTAGCCGCGAGCGCGGCAAGTTGAGCGCCGAACAAGAGCAAGAGATTCTCGGCCGCTTCCGCACCAGCACCGACCTCAAAGAAACCAAGGGCAGCGCTCTAGTGATCGAAGCGGCACCGGAAAAACTCGAACTCAAGCGCGATATTTTCACGCAACTCGATGCCATTTGCGAGCCGCAGACCTTGCTGGCGACCAACACGTCGTCATTCAACGTCACCGCCATCGCCGCCGCGACCGAACATCAAGAGCGCGTCCTCGGGCTACATTTTTTCAATCCGCCGCCGCTGATGGCCTTGGTCGAAGTGATCCAGGGCGATCACACCAGCGTTGCGACCATGGAAAAAGCCACTGCGCTGATGAAAGCCATGGGCAAGACGCCCGCGCGCGCCAAAGACACGCCGGGCTTCATCGTCAACCGCGTCGCCCGGCCGTTCTACAATGAAGCGTTACGCCTGCTCGGCGACGGCGACGCCTCGGTGGAAACCATCGACCGGATCATGAAAGAGGCGGGCAATTTCCGCATGGGGCCTTTTGAACTCATGGACTTGATCGGCAACGACATCAACTTCGCCGCGACGGAATCGCTCTACCGCTCATTCTTCGAAGACCCAAGATTTCGACCGAGCCCGATCCAGCAGCGCATGGTCGCGGGCGGCAATCTCGGGCGCAAAACCGGACGGGGATTTTACAGCCATGGCAAAAAGTAG
- a CDS encoding TetR/AcrR family transcriptional regulator encodes MSTRLEPATRHYDEKLQHILKTSAKIFAEKGFHHTSVRDISRATKMSLSGLYYYFTTKEELLYLIQERCFVTLLQHWAQIDAPDLDVRARIRAFAENHLGFFLHNMPEMKVMAHEDESLTGEFDDRILVLKRRYVKVIMDLIAELQKQDSGKAVDLRLATFSLFGMMNWIYTWYQPKRDVPFAQLIEQMLRMYFFGLLRAGDVEEDWFAARAKNSKDSFSIWQNVP; translated from the coding sequence ATGTCCACCCGGCTCGAACCCGCGACTCGTCACTACGACGAAAAGCTCCAACATATTCTTAAAACCTCGGCGAAGATTTTCGCCGAGAAGGGCTTTCATCACACTTCGGTGCGCGACATTTCCCGCGCTACCAAGATGAGCTTGTCGGGACTCTACTATTACTTCACGACCAAGGAGGAGCTGCTCTACCTGATTCAGGAGCGTTGCTTCGTGACCTTGTTGCAGCACTGGGCGCAGATCGACGCGCCCGACTTGGACGTGCGCGCGCGCATTCGCGCCTTCGCCGAGAATCATCTGGGCTTTTTTCTCCACAACATGCCCGAGATGAAAGTGATGGCGCACGAGGACGAATCGCTCACCGGCGAGTTCGACGACAGGATTCTCGTGCTCAAACGGCGCTATGTTAAAGTGATCATGGATTTGATCGCCGAACTGCAAAAGCAGGACAGCGGCAAAGCCGTCGATCTGCGTCTGGCAACCTTCTCGCTGTTCGGCATGATGAACTGGATTTACACTTGGTACCAGCCCAAGCGCGACGTGCCGTTCGCTCAGCTTATCGAGCAGATGCTGCGGATGTATTTTTTTGGTCTGCTGCGCGCCGGCGATGTTGAAGAAGATTGGTTCGCGGCGCGGGCGAAGAACTCGAAGGATTCATTTTCGATCTGGCAGAACGTGCCGTGA
- a CDS encoding 3-hydroxybutyryl-CoA dehydrogenase, with protein MAKSSVAIIGKSRLAEELFALSQANGLDASQLSDATAVSATANFVIDTESGAEDKKRAVLQRLDASLPAASIIVSACLRNTTTQMASWIKKPERLVGFATFYPLKDRKLIELTGGLRTGEPALAQAEQLFKSLGKDTVRVKDAPGLTFPRILSLIVNEAARSLEEGVASAQEIDVAMRLGVNYPQGPLKWADQIGLDEVLAVLEGLQRETGDDRYRPAPMLKKLVIAGFLGETNGRGFYNYSEGQVKS; from the coding sequence ATGGCAAAAAGTAGCGTCGCGATCATCGGCAAGAGCCGGCTGGCGGAAGAACTGTTCGCCCTCAGTCAGGCTAACGGCCTCGATGCGAGCCAGTTGAGCGACGCCACCGCGGTGAGCGCCACGGCGAATTTCGTCATCGACACCGAGAGCGGCGCCGAAGATAAAAAGCGCGCCGTGCTGCAACGGCTCGACGCCTCGTTGCCGGCAGCGTCGATCATCGTCAGCGCTTGCCTGCGCAACACCACGACCCAGATGGCTTCGTGGATCAAGAAACCCGAACGCTTGGTGGGCTTCGCGACATTTTATCCGCTCAAGGATCGCAAATTGATCGAACTCACCGGCGGCCTGAGAACCGGCGAACCGGCGCTGGCGCAAGCCGAGCAGCTGTTTAAATCCCTCGGCAAAGACACCGTGCGGGTCAAAGACGCGCCGGGTCTGACCTTCCCGCGGATTCTAAGTTTGATCGTCAACGAAGCCGCGCGCAGTCTCGAAGAAGGCGTCGCCTCGGCGCAAGAGATCGACGTGGCCATGCGCCTGGGCGTCAATTATCCGCAAGGCCCGCTCAAGTGGGCCGATCAAATCGGTCTCGACGAAGTCCTCGCCGTCCTCGAAGGCTTGCAGCGCGAGACCGGCGACGATCGCTATCGGCCGGCGCCGATGTTAAAAAAATTAGTCATCGCGGGATTTCTCGGCGAAACCAACGGCCGGGGATTTTACAATTACTCCGAAGGCCAGGTGAAATCATGA
- a CDS encoding enoyl-CoA hydratase (Catalyzes the reversible hydration of unsaturated fatty acyl-CoA to beta-hydroxyacyl-CoA) encodes MNFENVIVEKDGAVGVVTLNRPQALNALSYGLVKDLSLAMQELDRDAEIRVIVVTGGEKVFAAGADIKEMAERGPFDERIQERLAYRDKINKIAKPVIAAVNGFALGGGCELAMSCDIIVAAENARFGQPEVNLGIIPGSGGTQRLTHVLGKHRAMELVLTGDMLNAADAERLGLVNRVVPGELCLEEAKNIAKKIAAKPQLAIKAAKEAVLKAANSALDEGLEFERKSFYLLFASEDRTEGMKAFLEKRKAEFKGK; translated from the coding sequence ATGAATTTCGAAAACGTCATCGTCGAAAAAGACGGCGCCGTCGGCGTCGTCACATTGAATCGGCCGCAAGCGCTGAACGCGCTTTCCTACGGACTGGTAAAAGACCTCTCGCTAGCGATGCAAGAACTCGATCGGGACGCGGAGATCCGCGTCATCGTCGTCACCGGTGGAGAAAAAGTCTTCGCCGCCGGCGCGGATATAAAAGAAATGGCCGAGCGCGGACCGTTTGACGAAAGAATTCAAGAACGGCTCGCCTACCGTGACAAGATCAACAAGATTGCCAAGCCGGTGATCGCCGCGGTTAACGGCTTCGCCTTGGGCGGCGGCTGCGAACTGGCGATGAGCTGCGACATCATCGTCGCGGCGGAGAACGCCCGCTTCGGCCAGCCGGAAGTGAATTTAGGAATCATACCCGGTAGCGGCGGAACTCAGCGTTTAACTCACGTGCTCGGCAAGCATCGCGCCATGGAATTGGTTTTGACCGGCGACATGCTCAACGCCGCGGATGCCGAGCGGCTCGGCTTGGTCAATCGCGTCGTGCCCGGCGAGCTATGTCTAGAAGAGGCGAAAAATATCGCCAAGAAAATCGCCGCCAAGCCGCAGCTGGCGATCAAAGCGGCAAAGGAAGCCGTGCTCAAAGCGGCCAACAGCGCTCTCGACGAAGGTTTGGAATTCGAACGGAAATCATTCTATCTGTTGTTTGCGTCTGAAGACCGCACCGAAGGCATGAAAGCCTTTCTCGAAAAACGCAAAGCAGAATTCAAAGGCAAGTAA